TTTTCTGTTTTTTGCCTTTTTGCTTTCTAACTCTTGTTTTGTTTGGCAATTTGCAAAAACTACTATAAGACAAAATAAAAATGTAATTAGTGGCACTAAGAAAACGCCAATAGCCGCATTGCTCTTGCCTTGAAAACAGTTGGTTACTTCAGTAAACTCCATATTTTCACTACATCTAAAGCCTTGTTCTTTACGTTTTCTTAAAAACCACTTAAAAAATAAGACTTTTCTTATATACATTTTAACATTTTTTATAAAGATATCTTTGTATATTTTTTACTTATTGAAAAGGGAAATTTCAAACTTCGATTCAAATTGATTTTATCGTAATTAATTTTAAGATTAAAAATATTTTTATCATCAATTACTTCAATATCAACATTTTTTGGGTAAATAAATTCATCTAATTTATCAAAATCCTTATATTTAACAATTAATTCCTGCTCAGAGTTTTCGCTTTTAAAACGAATTTCATTTATTTTGTAAGTATCCGGTTTTACGTGTAATTCACTCAATAAGAAACTATTGTCATCAATTTTATTTTTTACATTTTTAATACAATAATTATTTTTATTTATTTCTAATTTATAATTTTTCTTTAAATAATTTTTTGTTTTTTTTCCGTAAAAGTTTATTATTGAGTTTGTTAAAATATCTTGTAGATATTCGTATTTATAATTTTCAAAATATTTCTTTTTTATTAAATCGGTATTACTACAATAATAATTTTTTTCAATTCTATTAATATATTTTAAACTGTCTTTAGTAATAACAATCCTAAACATCTCTATTCCCAGTAAAGGTTTAACGGATATCCAAATTATGCTATCATTTTTTATTCTTATATTTCCTTTTGCAGATAATTTTTTCTTTCCAATTTTTGTTGCTGCTGAAAATCGTAATGAAATAGTATTAAATTCAATTTCATTTTTTTCGATTTGATTATATATTTTATCGATTTTTAATTTTCTTAATTCTTTGTTTTTTAAATATTTAGTGCTTTTACAAGCGCTTAAAACGCTAATACTAATAACAACTAGTACAAGATATTTAAAATAGATTCTCATCATTCTATTCTATCAGACTTTTTTCTTTAATTTTATTTTCAAGATTCTTAGAAGTACTACCTAAATCTTTAGCCTTATTCCATTGTATAATAGCCTCATCATTCATTAATTTTTTGAATAATATATCGCCATAATGTTCAATAATAGTAGGATTTTTGCTACCACCATTTAATATTGATCTTTCAATAATTTTTTGTGC
This genomic stretch from Bacteroidales bacterium harbors:
- a CDS encoding DUF4292 domain-containing protein; the protein is MMRIYFKYLVLVVISISVLSACKSTKYLKNKELRKLKIDKIYNQIEKNEIEFNTISLRFSAATKIGKKKLSAKGNIRIKNDSIIWISVKPLLGIEMFRIVITKDSLKYINRIEKNYYCSNTDLIKKKYFENYKYEYLQDILTNSIINFYGKKTKNYLKKNYKLEINKNNYCIKNVKNKIDDNSFLLSELHVKPDTYKINEIRFKSENSEQELIVKYKDFDKLDEFIYPKNVDIEVIDDKNIFNLKINYDKINLNRSLKFPFSISKKYTKISL